A genomic stretch from Thermoplasma sp. Kam2015 includes:
- a CDS encoding lipopolysaccharide assembly protein LapB, with the protein MADPKLTKTIVMKMNAIITEKDPERKKSKISELIESLKSADVTQINKEDVDPFISVLVRNISDSTQIQDIMPYLEMISPDNKSIAESKVIENYSAGNYLDVIRLVTSDTYFCEIENVINLLVSSADHLEKYDSVAVFLSKCGRYDDRIMARYAERDRNDATTDTIIGNYEAHNDCRAIVSLIRHVLAYEYSENYIVKMIECAEKIEDSESVIYALDLVLPDKIEKSDSSIFLANTALRLGRYEKARAIADRGLKLDPGNVQLKLLLARSLYGMGKINESLNFYRDVCESQPENTEAVYEMIDILYNHGRTKEYAEALKNVSREKFRPEDYVRIADLLKDSGDISSSVNLLKEAVTRFPDNADIIRSYAIAMQEVGNLGEAYQAYQNLIRIKPDENALRFLIDYLFSRRSFEEILSIYESQQDESLKEKFVGVAAASYVYMGYIDDAVKLAKDHHEILDDPYFVDSILFSIREKDHAQMLISVGIENTYSKISLDRLLGIEIRGVDYIMDYAAKSCSKAMAFVAAESVFKKMHTVPDKIKVTLSTRCLEEVYDVILTMQGIYTKDNIRVFEDHPRYLYPAIDTFIGVGLYDEAYKLISRYENVKDDPFLNYEYARLMYVMNRQKDALRLIRKAKEDFPNVDFYLLSILIDPESVVDDVSAILDLDKNAVPYKIIRDKYVDNAKIIAGVLSLLHERNIQNLEVSRLERDHLFRSGKLEESLNISANVIKESSDTDDLKVHYSILKKINSDSAADFLLHYLDRFEGMDDLKEAAHSFYRRRDFENAITIYRAMISRGANPVQFPEYIDCLIETGNYAEADDIISRLPTVMPVTIKFYLRMGKTDRIVEYLMSGEEKSPEDIKYIAKVGWPYDNIREALIRYYEESGDIVAGRSIMEKFVNEGRYEDALRIASYLYENFSDIDVGISYVDLLRIKGDAANALQVAEDLASRCQGNICTEIYRRIYGILYDLKKYTEIIKLYRKRKDSDSNIVPFVVRSYLAVDDIESAEEVLNQYSLPDSVKKSLMQAISDKRYMDRITKYTSKILTIEFKQRRKLSLGEMISKADVPEDFTSDIKSFFTDDKYMGSPDEISLEKISADMIRMIAEKEKIETADKIYIHTIFGHLDPRDPILAKNLYVYIQKSMKRDPEGIEGAKSIAENAVNDNVPDNEIEIIKRYGVGIATASAAVKIMRKMKEDRYKDVRA; encoded by the coding sequence ATGGCGGATCCTAAACTTACGAAGACCATCGTAATGAAGATGAATGCGATCATTACGGAGAAGGATCCGGAAAGAAAAAAGTCCAAGATATCTGAACTTATAGAATCCCTGAAATCTGCCGATGTAACGCAGATAAACAAGGAAGATGTTGATCCATTCATCTCGGTTCTCGTAAGAAACATATCGGATAGCACACAGATTCAGGATATAATGCCGTATCTGGAGATGATATCACCAGACAATAAGAGCATTGCAGAGTCAAAGGTGATAGAGAACTACAGCGCTGGAAACTATCTCGACGTGATACGTCTTGTTACTTCAGACACATACTTCTGTGAGATAGAAAATGTGATCAACCTCCTCGTATCAAGCGCAGATCATCTCGAAAAATATGACAGCGTGGCTGTTTTTCTTTCAAAATGCGGAAGATACGATGACAGAATAATGGCGAGATATGCAGAACGAGATAGAAACGACGCAACGACAGATACGATAATAGGAAATTATGAAGCGCATAACGATTGCAGGGCTATTGTGAGTTTGATCAGGCATGTTTTAGCCTATGAATATTCAGAGAATTATATAGTTAAAATGATAGAATGTGCGGAGAAGATCGAAGACAGCGAATCTGTAATATACGCTCTTGATTTGGTTCTGCCTGACAAGATAGAGAAATCAGATTCTTCAATATTCCTGGCGAATACCGCACTTCGCCTTGGTAGATACGAGAAGGCAAGGGCGATAGCTGATCGCGGTCTCAAGCTGGATCCTGGCAACGTCCAGCTTAAACTTCTGCTCGCAAGATCGCTCTATGGAATGGGAAAGATCAATGAAAGTTTGAATTTCTACAGAGATGTCTGTGAATCTCAACCCGAGAACACCGAAGCAGTATATGAGATGATCGATATATTGTACAATCATGGCCGTACAAAAGAATATGCTGAGGCTTTGAAGAATGTCAGCAGAGAAAAATTCAGGCCTGAGGATTACGTAAGGATCGCCGATCTCCTAAAGGATTCTGGCGATATATCATCTTCTGTCAATCTCCTCAAGGAAGCCGTGACGAGATTTCCAGATAATGCGGATATAATCAGATCGTATGCAATTGCAATGCAGGAAGTGGGGAATCTGGGTGAGGCCTATCAGGCCTATCAAAATCTCATAAGGATAAAGCCAGATGAGAATGCATTAAGGTTCCTGATAGATTATCTCTTCAGCAGGAGGAGCTTTGAGGAGATACTGAGCATATATGAATCACAGCAAGACGAAAGCCTGAAAGAGAAATTTGTTGGCGTTGCGGCAGCCTCCTATGTGTATATGGGCTATATAGACGATGCTGTCAAGTTGGCCAAAGATCATCACGAGATTCTGGATGATCCATATTTTGTTGACTCTATACTTTTCTCCATAAGAGAAAAGGATCATGCACAGATGCTGATCTCTGTCGGCATAGAGAACACGTATTCTAAGATCTCCTTAGACAGGCTGCTTGGAATAGAGATCAGGGGAGTGGACTACATAATGGACTATGCAGCAAAGTCATGTTCAAAGGCAATGGCCTTCGTGGCAGCAGAATCCGTTTTCAAAAAGATGCACACGGTTCCTGATAAGATAAAGGTCACCCTGTCCACGAGATGCCTGGAAGAGGTCTATGATGTAATCCTAACGATGCAGGGCATATATACGAAGGACAACATCAGAGTATTTGAAGATCATCCAAGATACCTTTATCCAGCAATAGACACCTTCATTGGCGTGGGTCTGTATGATGAGGCTTATAAATTGATCAGCAGATATGAAAATGTCAAGGACGATCCCTTTCTGAACTACGAATATGCCCGTTTGATGTACGTCATGAACAGGCAGAAGGATGCGCTGAGGCTGATAAGAAAGGCGAAGGAAGACTTTCCAAATGTGGACTTCTATCTGCTATCCATACTCATAGATCCAGAATCAGTGGTTGATGATGTGTCTGCGATACTGGATCTTGATAAAAATGCGGTTCCTTATAAAATAATCAGAGATAAATACGTTGATAATGCCAAGATCATTGCCGGCGTACTTTCTCTTCTCCATGAGAGAAACATTCAGAATCTTGAAGTATCAAGGCTAGAAAGAGATCATCTATTCAGGTCAGGGAAGTTGGAAGAATCTTTGAATATTTCAGCAAATGTGATAAAGGAATCATCAGACACCGATGATCTGAAGGTTCATTATTCAATACTGAAGAAGATCAATTCTGATTCTGCAGCCGATTTTCTGCTGCACTATCTGGATAGATTCGAGGGCATGGACGATCTCAAGGAGGCTGCGCATTCATTTTACAGAAGAAGAGATTTTGAAAATGCCATAACAATATACAGGGCGATGATAAGCAGGGGTGCCAATCCGGTTCAGTTCCCGGAATACATAGACTGCCTGATAGAGACTGGAAATTATGCAGAGGCGGATGATATAATATCGAGACTTCCTACCGTCATGCCTGTGACCATAAAATTCTACCTCAGGATGGGCAAGACAGACAGGATAGTGGAGTATCTCATGTCAGGTGAAGAAAAATCACCTGAAGATATAAAATATATAGCAAAGGTTGGCTGGCCCTATGATAACATAAGGGAAGCCCTGATAAGATACTACGAAGAATCAGGAGATATCGTAGCAGGCAGGTCGATAATGGAGAAATTCGTGAACGAGGGTCGGTATGAGGACGCACTCCGCATAGCCTCTTACCTGTATGAAAACTTTTCAGACATTGATGTTGGCATCTCCTATGTGGATCTGCTGAGGATCAAGGGCGATGCTGCAAATGCACTGCAGGTCGCTGAGGATCTGGCATCCAGGTGTCAGGGAAATATCTGCACGGAGATATACAGGCGGATATACGGAATTCTGTATGATCTGAAAAAGTATACGGAGATCATAAAACTATACAGGAAGAGAAAGGATTCCGACTCAAACATCGTGCCGTTTGTAGTTAGATCATACCTGGCAGTTGATGATATTGAATCAGCGGAGGAGGTATTGAATCAGTACAGTTTACCTGATAGTGTAAAAAAATCCTTGATGCAGGCCATCAGCGACAAAAGATACATGGATAGGATCACGAAATACACCTCAAAGATCCTAACCATAGAATTCAAGCAGAGGAGAAAATTATCGTTGGGAGAGATGATCTCAAAAGCAGATGTGCCTGAGGATTTCACCAGTGACATAAAATCTTTCTTCACCGACGACAAGTATATGGGATCGCCTGATGAGATCAGCCTTGAAAAGATATCTGCTGATATGATAAGAATGATTGCAGAGAAGGAGAAGATTGAAACCGCAGATAAAATATACATCCACACGATATTCGGCCATCTTGATCCTAGGGATCCAATATTGGCGAAAAATCTCTATGTGTACATACAGAAATCGATGAAGAGAGATCCAGAGGGCATTGAAGGGGCAAAATCAATCGCCGAAAATGCGGTGAATGATAATGTTCCAGATAATGAAATAGAAATAATAAAGAGATACGGAGTAGGTATCGCTACAGCTTCGGCGGCGGTAAAAATAATGAGAAAGATGAAGGAGGATAGATACAAGGATGTACGGGCATGA
- a CDS encoding type II secretion system F family protein encodes MKEDQLMDTKMKRGFWIGINYSKTDLMLIAGSAVMSVMFYLVYMATQKTFILILFSMLALGSAFLFLKPIIDRDNKKNDINSNIPFFITAFSSLATSDANIIDLLDILSKKEKLGYLRKELEKILNLVRNWGMGLAEAMTFVAKRTPSDIFSDFLTRFGHAIDSGQDIQEFARTEVFSTMNSFETAYTSALYSFDLYRDIYVSLLLSFAFLITFIMIMPILIPINITVVLSLSLLMVALGEFMLVYGISIVLPKDPLWHKTGIKTDTDIKMRNLFFISITASMMIFIILDVTKIIYKIPFYFTFAMIVSPIAYPSYIGSKMEREVQKKDEMYGSFIRSLSGSASARGNLLIDALKAIVMHDFGILSKDIDKLYKRLLYRINSLKAWKMFSADTGSHLIEIYSETYAESIDLGADALKSGMIVSENFEKIVGLRKRKHSSVTSFVGIMYGITAGLAFSLAISYGILKIIDGIFSGFNLSALGVTGIFLAPPSSSVYLIEIFLMIILFVHSFIGGVSLKVSDGGRIVHGLHHTVLMIWIVSFVVYGTLQITSILLSSTV; translated from the coding sequence ATGAAGGAGGATCAGCTTATGGATACTAAGATGAAGAGGGGCTTCTGGATTGGAATAAATTATTCGAAAACCGATCTTATGCTTATAGCAGGATCCGCTGTCATGTCCGTTATGTTTTATCTGGTTTACATGGCCACGCAGAAGACATTCATACTGATACTGTTCAGCATGCTTGCTCTTGGATCGGCCTTCTTATTTCTGAAGCCGATAATAGATCGCGACAATAAGAAAAACGATATAAATTCAAACATACCGTTTTTCATAACAGCTTTTTCATCACTGGCAACCAGCGATGCAAATATAATCGATCTTCTTGATATACTTTCGAAAAAGGAAAAACTGGGATATCTTAGAAAGGAACTTGAGAAAATACTGAATCTTGTGAGGAACTGGGGCATGGGCCTTGCTGAAGCCATGACATTTGTTGCAAAGAGAACACCCAGCGATATATTCTCTGATTTCCTAACGAGATTTGGACATGCGATAGACAGCGGTCAGGACATTCAAGAGTTTGCAAGGACAGAGGTTTTCAGCACTATGAACAGCTTCGAGACCGCTTACACATCGGCACTGTACAGTTTCGATCTCTATCGTGATATATATGTATCGCTTCTGCTCTCCTTTGCATTTCTAATAACATTCATCATGATAATGCCAATACTAATACCAATAAACATAACTGTGGTCTTGAGCCTGAGCCTTCTCATGGTGGCATTGGGTGAATTTATGCTCGTCTATGGAATAAGCATAGTTCTCCCGAAGGATCCACTGTGGCACAAGACCGGCATAAAGACTGATACCGATATAAAGATGAGAAATCTCTTTTTCATATCCATAACCGCCTCAATGATGATCTTCATCATTCTCGATGTTACGAAGATCATTTACAAAATACCATTCTATTTCACATTTGCTATGATCGTAAGCCCCATAGCCTATCCCAGCTATATCGGTTCCAAGATGGAACGGGAAGTTCAGAAGAAGGATGAGATGTATGGCAGCTTTATAAGATCCCTCTCTGGTTCGGCGTCAGCACGTGGAAACCTTCTTATAGACGCTCTGAAGGCCATAGTGATGCACGACTTCGGCATACTATCCAAGGACATAGATAAGCTCTACAAGAGGCTCCTTTACAGGATAAATTCACTGAAAGCATGGAAGATGTTTTCGGCCGACACAGGATCGCATCTCATTGAAATTTACTCGGAGACATACGCTGAGAGTATCGATCTGGGTGCAGACGCGCTCAAGAGCGGAATGATCGTCTCTGAAAATTTCGAAAAGATCGTTGGTCTAAGGAAGAGAAAGCATTCCTCCGTGACAAGCTTCGTTGGTATAATGTACGGCATAACGGCCGGTCTTGCATTTTCTCTGGCGATATCTTACGGTATTCTGAAGATAATAGATGGCATATTCTCAGGTTTCAATCTATCCGCACTTGGTGTAACAGGTATATTTCTGGCTCCGCCTTCATCCTCTGTATATCTAATTGAGATATTTCTGATGATCATCCTCTTCGTTCATTCCTTCATTGGCGGGGTTTCGCTGAAAGTCTCTGACGGTGGAAGGATCGTCCATGGGCTTCATCACACTGTCCTCATGATATGGATCGTATCATTTGTGGTGTATGGCACACTGCAGATAACCAGCATACTCCTCTCATCGACAGTTTGA